ATATCCTCAATATGCTTTTACGCCTTCAGTGGCATTGGGACTGAGAGGTGAATATTTTACACTCAAAGATGCTGTGGATGGCACAGACGGTTCTACCAGTGACGCATCGGTAACTTCGATTACACTTTCAGGAAATATCAAGTCCGGAGGCTTGACCTTTATCCCGGAAGTTCGCTTCGATAACGACGAAGACCAAATCTGGGCATTTACCAAGAGCAATGGTGCTTTTACGAAAACTGCCTCTCAGTTTTCATTGGCGGTGGTTTACGCCTTTTAGTCAAACGTTTTGTTTAAATTTAAAGGCTGCCAAACAAGGCAGCCTTTAATATTTTTAGTCTTATGCGATTTTATTTGTGTTATTTTCTGTTCACCTGCAGTGTATATGGTGTCTACGCCCAGCAGCTATTACCCAAAAATGAGTCTGGAAAATATACTTATATGGAGGTCGAGGAGCTGAGTGTGCCCGTACAACAGGCAATCACTAACGCTCAGACTTTTATTGATAGAAATGGCAAACAGCTGAAATCGGACGGGGTGGTAGGAGACACTGCTCTTCTGGCCAGCGGTAAAATGGTGCTATACAAAGGTTCATCCGGCATCGGCCGGCCGTCTGCAGAAGCAAGCTATCAAATGAGGCTTGATCTAAGGCCTGGAAAATACAAGATCATCTTAACGGAGTTTGTTGTAACACCGTACCAGCGCGACCGCTATGGTAATTTTGTTCCGACTACGCTTGCTGTCCCGCTGGAGCGGGAGCCTGATAAGCTAGGTCGCGGCGACTGGCAAAGAAATATGGCTTCCATAATTGTCCAGTCGAAGAAACTCACTACTAGTTTGAAGGCTTCGCTAAAAAGCAATCATAGCAAGGAAACTTCAAAGCCTGCGACAATCTCCACCAAAAGCTGGTAACGATCTAGTGAACCATTTTATCTGCACAAGTGGAACTTGCAAAGGCTTCCGGCTTGGCCTTGAAGATGAAGCCCATGCTTAAGATATAGCCCATCGCCTCATTTAGCGCTTTGTTTGATTTGAACATCGGGTTTGTATTGATGTCGGCATGAACCTCTAGATGTACATCATATAAATCGAGCAGGTCGCAGATGGAATAGGCTGTTTCTATTGATTTCTGTACCTCTACAAGCATTCGCTCCTTTATGGTCATTTTTGTGCTTGTTTTTTCCTGGTGGATGTACATGAAGCCGCCGTGGTGCTCCCTGAGCAACACAATTACCGTGGCAAAGTCTGTTGTGTGTCCCTTTACCTGCGAGTCTGTTCCTATACAAACTTTAAGTCTGTGGCCTTTTCCTGTCTCGCGAACAATTGCATTTTCGATTTCTTGAACGATCGGCGAATGCACCACGTCGCCGCTAAATTTTTTCCAGGTCATATACTTGTAGTCAGT
This region of Pedobacter faecalis genomic DNA includes:
- a CDS encoding ribonuclease H-like YkuK family protein — translated: MTWKKFSGDVVHSPIVQEIENAIVRETGKGHRLKVCIGTDSQVKGHTTDFATVIVLLREHHGGFMYIHQEKTSTKMTIKERMLVEVQKSIETAYSICDLLDLYDVHLEVHADINTNPMFKSNKALNEAMGYILSMGFIFKAKPEAFASSTCADKMVH